One region of Etheostoma cragini isolate CJK2018 chromosome 16, CSU_Ecrag_1.0, whole genome shotgun sequence genomic DNA includes:
- the zgc:92275 gene encoding cholesterol 7-desaturase: MSTWKVAVIIGLGVGAMLIMQSGDLLDSVSNGYPIWRETGVLARVVVCITAGVSLLAIGWLHGLLFSPLELLRGPDDVGYIAQDGRSRAQAANQVRRRRKTGELPPVYPNGWYRVLDSHMLKRGEVKSVSVLGEQVAVFRDQDGKAYVVDAYCPHLGANLAVGGQVVGSCIECPFHGWQFRGNDGKCVRIPYAEKVPEFAKVRCWPSCEVNRQILVWFHCDKEDPQWSVPEQQEITKGVWVYRGRTEHFINAHIEEIPENAADIAHLNHLHTPGILSGVDLRYTYSKTWEFVRHDWKVQWEPEPEPNKHCSQMLLKHALTLFGCQWPLLDMCVVARQVGPGVVFLQFDHTFLGRGVILHCVTPVEPLLQCVSHTIYYQSNIPPLVPKFILKAECIQFERDVMIWNNKKYISKPLLVKEDSAIQKHRRWYSQFYSENSPRLQHQRDTLDF; this comes from the exons ATGTCCACTTGGAAGGTGGCTGTTATTATCGGGCTGGGAGTAGGTGCAATGCTTATCATGCAAAGCGGAGACCTCCTGGACTCAGTAAGCAACGGGTACCCGATATGGAGGGAAACGGGGGTCCTCGCGCGGGTTGTGGTCTGCATCACCGCCGGGGTTTCCCTCCTCGCCATTGGCTGGCTGCACGGGCTGCTCTTCAGTCCCCTAGAGCTACTTAGGGGGCCCGATGATGTGGGCTACATTGCCCAGGACGGTCGCTCCAGAGCTCAGGCGGCAAACCAGGTCCGCCGCAGGAGGAAAACCGGAGAGCTGCCTCCGGTCTATCCGAACGGCTGGTACCGAGTGCTGGACTCACACATGCTGAAGAGGGGAGAGGTCAAAAGTGTATCTGTTCTAG GTGAGCAGGTGGCAGTGTTTCGGGACCAGGACGGGAAGGCCTACGTGGTAGATGCCTACTGCCCTCACCTGGGTGCCAATCTGGCTGTGGGAGGACAGGTGGTGGGAAGCTGCATAGAGTGCCCATTTCACGGATGGCAGTTTCGGGGGAACGATGGCAAGTGTGTGAGGATCCCCTATGCAGAAAAAG TGCCAGAGTTTGCCAAGGTGCGCTGCTGGCCCAGCTGTGAGGTCAACAGGCAGATCCTGGTTTGGTTTCACTGTGATAAAGAAGATCCTCAGTGGAGCGTCCCAGAGCAGCAGGAAATTACAAAGGGCGTGTGGGTCTATCGGGGCAGAACTGAACATTTTATCAACGCTCACATAGAG GAGATCCCTGAAAATGCAGCAGACATCGCCCACCTCAATCACCTGCACACGCCGGGCATTTTAAGTGGAGTAGATCTGCGCTACACCTACAGCAAAACCTGGGAGTTTGTGCGGCATGACTGGAAG GTTCAATGGGAACCAGAGCCAGAGCCCAACAAACACTGTTCTCAGATGTTGTTGAAACATGCGCTGACTTTGTTTGGATGCCAGTGGCCTCTCCTGGACATGTGTGTCGTGGCCAGGCAG gtggGTCCAGGAGTGGTGTTCCTGCAGTTTGACCACACTTTCTTGGGCCGGGGTGTTATCTTGCACTGTGTGACTCCGGTGGAACCTCTGTTGCAGTGTGTCTCCCACACCATCTACTATCAGTCTAACATCCCACCTCTGGTGCCCAAATTCATCCTCAAAGCAGAGTGCATTCAG tTTGAGCGCGATGTGATGATCTGGAACAATAAGAAGTACATCTCCAAGCCTCTCCTCGTGAAGGAGGACTCAGCCATCCAGAAGCACCGGCGCTGGTACAGTCAGTTCTACAGCGAGAACAGCCCGCGGCTGCAACACCAGCGTGACACTTTGGACTTCTGA